The following coding sequences are from one Streptomyces sp. NBC_01294 window:
- a CDS encoding 5'-3' exonuclease: protein MLLDTASLYYRAYFGVPDSVKAPDGTPVNAVRGLLDFIGRLVQDHRPDDLVACMDADWRPHWRVELIPSYKAHRVAQESEAGPDLEETPDTLAPQVPIIEAALDAFGIARVGVAGYEADDVIGTLTARATGPVDIVTGDRDLYQLVDDARQRRVLYPLKGVGTLQVTDEAWLREKYGVDGPGYADLALLRGDPSDGLPGVPGIGEKTAAKLLDAYGSLAGIIAAIDDPKSKLTPTQRKRLDESRPYLAVAPKVVQVASDVPLPQFDPALPKTPAQPELVDALVHRWGLGGAVSRLSGALHS, encoded by the coding sequence ATGCTCCTGGACACCGCCTCCCTCTACTACCGCGCCTACTTCGGCGTGCCGGACTCCGTGAAGGCCCCCGACGGCACCCCGGTCAACGCCGTGCGCGGGCTGCTCGACTTCATCGGCCGGCTCGTCCAGGACCACCGGCCTGACGATCTGGTCGCATGCATGGACGCCGACTGGCGACCGCACTGGCGAGTGGAGCTGATCCCCTCCTACAAGGCCCACCGGGTCGCACAGGAGTCCGAGGCCGGTCCCGACCTGGAGGAGACCCCGGACACCCTCGCCCCGCAGGTTCCGATCATCGAGGCGGCGCTGGACGCCTTCGGCATCGCCCGGGTGGGGGTCGCCGGGTACGAGGCGGACGACGTGATCGGCACGCTCACCGCCCGCGCGACCGGCCCGGTCGACATCGTCACCGGCGACCGGGACCTGTACCAGCTGGTGGACGACGCCCGGCAGCGACGGGTGCTGTACCCGCTCAAGGGCGTGGGCACCCTGCAGGTCACCGACGAGGCCTGGCTCCGGGAGAAGTACGGGGTGGACGGCCCCGGGTACGCGGACCTGGCCCTGCTGCGCGGCGACCCGAGCGACGGCCTGCCGGGCGTCCCCGGCATCGGCGAGAAGACGGCGGCCAAGCTCCTCGACGCCTACGGCAGCCTGGCCGGGATCATCGCGGCGATCGACGACCCGAAGTCGAAGCTGACCCCCACCCAGCGCAAGCGGCTCGACGAGTCGCGCCCATATCTGGCGGTGGCCCCGAAGGTGGTCCAGGTGGCCTCGGACGTCCCGTTGCCGCAGTTCGATCCGGCCCTTCCGAAGACCCCGGCGCAGCCTGAACTCGTGGACGCACTAGTCCATCGGTGGGGTTTGGGTGGAGCGGTCTCCCGCCTGAGCGGCGCCCTACACTCTTGA
- a CDS encoding LysR family transcriptional regulator: MGNEEWVPLAHRVPDLGALELLLEVARLGSLSGAARRLGITQPAASSRIRAMETRLGVALVDRSPRGSTLTAEGALVTDWARRVVEAAEAFDAGAQALRGQRDSRLRVAASMTIAEYLLPGWLIALRGQRPDTAVSLHAGNSAVVAERVLAHEADLGFVEGLTVPEGLDSAVIAQDRLVVAVTPGHPWARRTRGVEAAELAAMPLILRERGSGTRQVLDAALAGCGGLAAPLLELASTTAVKAAALSGAGPCVLSELAVGDELAARRLVEVPVSGAGLGRALRAVWPAGSRPAGPARDLLSLTRRS; the protein is encoded by the coding sequence ATGGGTAATGAGGAGTGGGTTCCGCTGGCGCACCGGGTGCCGGACCTGGGCGCGCTGGAACTGCTGCTCGAGGTCGCGCGGCTCGGCAGCCTGAGCGGCGCGGCCCGGCGGCTGGGCATCACCCAGCCCGCGGCGAGCAGCCGGATCCGGGCGATGGAGACGCGGCTCGGGGTGGCGCTGGTGGACCGCTCGCCGCGGGGATCGACGCTGACGGCCGAAGGGGCACTGGTCACGGACTGGGCCCGGCGGGTGGTGGAGGCGGCGGAGGCCTTCGACGCGGGGGCGCAGGCGCTGCGCGGGCAGCGGGACTCGCGGCTGCGGGTGGCCGCCAGCATGACCATCGCGGAGTACCTGCTGCCGGGGTGGCTGATCGCACTGCGCGGGCAGCGGCCGGACACGGCGGTGTCGCTGCACGCGGGGAACTCGGCCGTGGTCGCCGAGCGGGTCCTCGCGCACGAGGCGGACCTCGGCTTCGTGGAGGGGCTGACGGTGCCCGAGGGACTGGACTCGGCGGTGATCGCGCAGGACCGCCTCGTGGTGGCGGTGACGCCGGGGCACCCGTGGGCGCGGCGCACGCGGGGGGTGGAGGCGGCGGAACTGGCGGCGATGCCGCTGATTCTGCGGGAGCGGGGATCGGGGACGCGGCAGGTGCTGGACGCGGCGCTCGCGGGGTGCGGGGGGCTGGCGGCGCCGCTGCTGGAACTGGCGTCGACCACCGCGGTGAAGGCGGCGGCGCTGAGCGGGGCCGGGCCGTGCGTGCTGTCGGAGCTGGCGGTGGGGGACGAGCTTGCGGCGCGGCGGCTGGTGGAGGTGCCGGTGTCGGGGGCCGGGCTGGGGCGGGCCCTGCGGGCGGTCTGGCCGGCGGGATCCCGGCCGGCGGGGCCGGCGCGGGATCTGCTGTCGCTGACCCGTCGGTCCTAG
- a CDS encoding helical backbone metal receptor produces MRRVVSLVPSLTEAVAVSAPGLLVGVTDWCTHPADLGDAVRIGGTKNPDVRGIVELRPDLVIANEEENRAPDLAALRAAGVEVLVTEVRDLPQALRELDRVLVGALGLARPGWLADAERAWARAEPVGELAAFVPIWRRPWMVLGRDTFAGDLLARLGVRNVYAGHADRYPRVPVEELAAAGCDLVVLPDEPYRFTAEDGPEAFPGLPAALVSGRHLTWYGPSLAEAPAVLEKALRAAR; encoded by the coding sequence GTGCGGCGGGTCGTCTCGCTGGTGCCGTCGCTGACCGAGGCGGTGGCCGTGAGCGCGCCCGGGCTGCTGGTCGGGGTCACGGACTGGTGCACGCACCCGGCGGACCTCGGGGATGCGGTGCGGATCGGGGGGACGAAGAACCCCGACGTACGCGGGATCGTGGAGCTGCGGCCCGACCTGGTGATCGCCAACGAGGAGGAGAACCGGGCCCCGGACCTGGCGGCGCTGCGCGCGGCCGGGGTGGAGGTGCTGGTCACCGAGGTCCGCGACCTGCCGCAGGCGCTGCGGGAGTTGGACCGGGTACTGGTGGGGGCGCTGGGGCTGGCGCGGCCGGGGTGGCTGGCGGATGCGGAACGCGCGTGGGCCCGGGCGGAGCCGGTCGGAGAGCTCGCCGCGTTCGTGCCGATCTGGCGGCGGCCGTGGATGGTGCTGGGCCGCGACACCTTCGCGGGGGACCTGCTGGCGCGGCTCGGCGTGCGCAACGTCTACGCCGGGCACGCGGATCGGTATCCCCGGGTGCCCGTGGAGGAACTCGCGGCGGCCGGCTGCGATCTGGTGGTGCTTCCGGACGAGCCCTACCGCTTCACGGCCGAGGACGGCCCGGAGGCCTTCCCCGGCCTGCCGGCGGCCCTGGTCAGCGGGCGGCACCTGACCTGGTACGGCCCCTCGCTGGCCGAGGCGCCGGCGGTGCTCGAAAAGGCCCTGCGCGCGGCGCGCTGA
- a CDS encoding serine hydrolase: MRTLRGLGAAGAAALLAATAATAATATTTTTATVTSAPSPPPPPQPSISDDAVDKAVARLDQTVADMMRRTGVPGVSVAVVHDDEVVHLKGFGVRRTGQSAAVDPDTVFQIASLSKPVSSTVVAGTLTDPDGWDRHTTLPGFSLKDPWVTGHVSTADLFSHRSGLPDHAGDLLEDLGYDQSYILDHLRLEPLTPFRASYAYTNFGFTAAAEAVARAKGTSWQKLSEDTLFKPAGMTRTSTEFSAFVNAPDHAATHVKNPAGTWSPRYVRDPDAQAPAGGVSSTARDMSRWLRLQLAGGVLDGKRIIPADALARTHLPEIVSQPPATPTARTGFYGLGWNVSYDDAGRLRLSHSGAFELGANTNVTMLPLERLGIVVLTNGAPVGLADAVALDFFDFAEHGKTTADWLGLAGALYAQLGEEGRSPTDYARPPSGAKPAQDSAAYTGTYDSPYYGRATVTANDDGALTLALGPQPLRFPLTHYDGDTFSFETVGENAVGRTGVTFADDTLRVEYLDANGLGTFTQQ, from the coding sequence ATGCGTACGCTCCGCGGCCTCGGGGCAGCCGGCGCCGCGGCCCTCCTCGCCGCGACGGCGGCAACAGCGGCGACCGCCACCACGACCACCACCGCGACGGTGACCTCCGCCCCCAGCCCGCCACCCCCACCCCAGCCCTCGATCAGCGACGACGCAGTCGACAAGGCCGTCGCCCGCCTCGATCAAACCGTCGCGGACATGATGCGCCGCACCGGCGTCCCCGGCGTCTCCGTGGCCGTGGTCCACGACGACGAGGTCGTCCACCTGAAGGGCTTCGGCGTCCGCCGCACCGGCCAGAGCGCGGCCGTCGACCCCGACACCGTCTTCCAGATCGCCTCCCTCTCCAAGCCGGTCTCCTCCACCGTCGTCGCCGGGACCCTCACCGACCCCGACGGGTGGGACCGCCACACCACCCTCCCCGGGTTCTCCCTCAAGGACCCCTGGGTCACCGGCCACGTCTCGACCGCCGACCTGTTCTCCCACCGCAGCGGCCTGCCCGACCACGCCGGCGACCTCCTCGAAGACCTCGGCTACGACCAGTCGTACATCCTCGACCACCTGCGGCTCGAACCCCTCACCCCGTTCCGCGCGAGCTACGCCTACACCAACTTCGGGTTCACCGCGGCCGCCGAGGCCGTCGCCCGGGCCAAGGGCACCAGCTGGCAGAAGCTCAGCGAGGACACCCTCTTCAAGCCCGCCGGCATGACCCGCACCAGCACCGAGTTCTCCGCGTTCGTCAACGCCCCCGACCACGCCGCCACCCACGTCAAGAACCCGGCCGGCACCTGGAGCCCCCGCTACGTCCGCGACCCCGACGCCCAGGCCCCGGCCGGCGGCGTCAGTTCCACGGCCCGCGACATGTCCCGCTGGCTGCGGCTCCAGCTCGCCGGCGGCGTCCTCGACGGCAAGCGGATCATCCCGGCCGACGCCCTCGCCCGCACGCACCTGCCCGAGATCGTCTCGCAGCCGCCCGCGACCCCCACGGCCCGCACCGGCTTCTACGGCCTCGGCTGGAACGTCTCCTACGACGACGCCGGCCGCCTGCGTCTGAGCCACTCCGGCGCCTTCGAGCTCGGCGCGAACACCAACGTCACCATGCTCCCGCTGGAGCGGCTCGGCATCGTCGTCCTCACCAACGGCGCCCCCGTCGGCCTGGCCGACGCCGTCGCCCTGGACTTCTTCGACTTCGCCGAGCACGGCAAGACCACCGCCGACTGGCTGGGTCTGGCCGGCGCGCTCTACGCGCAGCTGGGCGAAGAGGGCCGCTCCCCCACCGACTACGCCCGTCCGCCCTCCGGCGCGAAGCCCGCCCAGGACAGCGCCGCGTACACCGGCACCTACGACAGCCCGTACTACGGCAGGGCGACCGTGACCGCGAACGACGACGGCGCGCTCACCCTCGCCCTCGGCCCCCAGCCCCTGCGCTTCCCGCTCACCCACTACGACGGGGACACGTTCAGCTTCGAGACAGTGGGCGAGAACGCGGTCGGCCGCACCGGGGTGACCTTCGCCGACGACACCCTGCGCGTCGAATACCTCGACGCCAATGGCCTGGGCACCTTCACGCAGCAGTAG
- a CDS encoding helix-turn-helix domain-containing protein gives MGVAVRKRRRALHLTLAAVSARSGLSVPFLSQIENERARPSMRSLERVADALETTAVELLAASDTARTVDLVRAGDESGLTPVPGVRPLVRGHHQLHALEFTGDQDAGREYQHRNDELMYVVEGACQVEAEGRAYRLESGDALFLSGGVRHRWRAVTEDTRILVVAVGEHIHATSEPPSPEH, from the coding sequence GTGGGTGTGGCCGTGCGCAAGCGGCGCCGCGCGCTCCACCTGACGCTGGCCGCCGTGTCGGCGCGAAGCGGTCTGTCGGTGCCCTTCCTGAGCCAGATAGAGAACGAGCGGGCCCGGCCCAGCATGCGGTCCCTGGAGCGGGTCGCGGACGCGCTGGAGACCACGGCCGTCGAACTGCTGGCCGCCTCCGACACCGCGCGCACGGTGGACCTCGTACGGGCCGGCGACGAGTCCGGGCTCACCCCGGTCCCCGGCGTACGGCCCCTCGTGCGCGGGCACCACCAGCTGCACGCCCTGGAGTTCACCGGGGACCAGGACGCCGGCCGCGAGTACCAGCACCGCAACGACGAGCTGATGTACGTGGTCGAGGGCGCCTGCCAGGTGGAGGCGGAGGGGCGGGCGTACCGGCTGGAGAGCGGCGACGCGCTGTTCCTGTCCGGAGGGGTCCGCCACCGCTGGCGGGCCGTCACCGAGGACACCCGGATCCTGGTCGTCGCGGTGGGCGAGCACATCCACGCGACGTCCGAGCCCCCGTCGCCGGAGCACTGA
- a CDS encoding gamma-glutamyl-gamma-aminobutyrate hydrolase family protein, whose protein sequence is MPRPLIGITTYVEESTRYGVWDLPTSLVPTGYYELVQAAGGAAVLLPPDEPGSAAEVLSRVDGLIVAGGPDVDPVHYGAARDPRTGASATVRDHWELALIAAALEEDVPVLGICRGMQALNVALGGTLIQHIDGHVDTPGATSWHPVRPVPGTRYAALVPEQADVPTYHHQAVDRLGRGLVVSAHALDGTVEAIELPDPDRWVLGVQWHPERDKDTRVMSSLIEAAMTRTAVPVA, encoded by the coding sequence GTGCCCAGGCCGCTCATCGGCATCACCACCTATGTGGAGGAATCCACCCGCTACGGGGTGTGGGACCTCCCGACGTCCCTCGTACCGACCGGGTACTACGAACTCGTCCAGGCGGCGGGCGGCGCGGCCGTGCTGCTCCCGCCGGACGAACCCGGGTCGGCGGCGGAGGTGCTGAGCCGCGTGGACGGCCTGATCGTCGCGGGCGGCCCGGACGTGGACCCGGTCCACTACGGCGCCGCACGCGATCCCCGTACGGGCGCGTCGGCGACCGTACGCGACCACTGGGAGCTGGCCCTGATCGCGGCGGCGCTGGAGGAGGACGTGCCCGTGCTCGGCATCTGCCGGGGCATGCAGGCGCTGAACGTGGCCCTGGGCGGCACGCTGATCCAGCACATCGACGGGCACGTCGACACCCCGGGCGCCACGTCCTGGCACCCGGTACGCCCGGTCCCGGGCACCCGGTACGCGGCGCTGGTCCCGGAGCAGGCGGACGTCCCGACCTACCACCACCAGGCCGTCGACCGCCTGGGCCGCGGCCTGGTCGTCTCGGCCCACGCGCTCGACGGCACGGTGGAGGCCATCGAACTGCCCGACCCGGACCGATGGGTCCTGGGCGTCCAGTGGCACCCGGAACGCGACAAGGACACGCGCGTGATGTCGTCCCTCATCGAAGCCGCCATGACCCGCACGGCGGTCCCGGTGGCGTAA
- a CDS encoding FadR/GntR family transcriptional regulator, with protein MTDTASEGDAVARLNPVLRQVRAGNGFEEALEQILQVVRLGLVPGGERLPPERELAERMGISRVTLREVLKVLQDQGLVEARRGRYGGTFVLPRPDTPAGGAEEELRRRVAGVDIEDALRFREVLEVGAAGLCASQGLTEEGAERLLAALGATHDAPLADYRRQDTLFHLTLCELAGSATLTAQYAAVRATVNDLLDCIPLLVRNLEHSQQQHTALVEAVLERDAAGARETMREHCCGTAALLRGFLA; from the coding sequence ATGACCGATACGGCGAGCGAAGGCGACGCCGTCGCGCGACTGAATCCCGTGCTGCGGCAGGTGCGGGCGGGCAACGGTTTCGAGGAGGCGCTGGAGCAGATCCTGCAGGTGGTCCGGCTGGGCCTGGTGCCGGGCGGCGAACGGCTTCCGCCCGAGCGCGAGCTGGCGGAGCGGATGGGGATCAGCCGGGTCACCCTGCGCGAGGTGCTGAAGGTACTGCAGGACCAGGGCCTGGTGGAGGCCCGCCGCGGGCGGTACGGAGGAACGTTCGTGCTGCCCCGTCCCGACACCCCGGCCGGGGGCGCCGAGGAGGAGCTGCGCCGGCGCGTCGCGGGCGTCGACATCGAGGACGCCCTGCGGTTCCGCGAGGTCCTGGAGGTGGGCGCGGCCGGACTGTGCGCCTCGCAGGGACTGACCGAGGAGGGCGCCGAACGGCTGCTCGCCGCGCTGGGGGCCACCCACGACGCCCCGCTCGCCGACTACCGGCGCCAGGACACGCTCTTCCACCTCACCTTGTGCGAACTGGCGGGATCCGCCACCCTGACGGCCCAGTACGCGGCCGTCCGGGCCACCGTCAACGACCTGCTGGACTGCATCCCGCTGCTCGTGCGCAACCTGGAGCACTCCCAGCAGCAGCACACCGCGCTGGTGGAGGCGGTGCTGGAGCGGGACGCGGCCGGGGCGCGCGAGACCATGCGCGAACACTGCTGCGGCACGGCGGCGCTGCTGCGGGGCTTCCTGGCCTGA
- a CDS encoding TDT family transporter: MATTLVRPRTTMSRLPAAHKAPALRHLGPNWYASVMGTAIIANAGATLPYQLPGQRVACQLVWALSAVLLAVLLTARAGHWLHHRDQARAHLLDPAVAPFYGCLSMALLAVGGGTLIVGKDLIGSGAAVAVDAVLFTAGTVIGLAMAVVVPYLMVVRHKIDPRQAGPVWLLPLVAPMVSAALGPLLIPHLPAGQPRETLLLACYAMFGISLLATLLMLPLIFGRLLVSGPLPLALTPTLFLVLGPLGQSTTAVNQLADVTHQSIGAPYAGALSAFAVVYGVPVMGFALLWLALATAMLVRAARNGMGFAMTWWALTFPVGTCVTGAAGLAHHTGLTAFAWLATALFLALLTAWLLAATHTLRGLFSGRLLAGPYVHVATSSA, encoded by the coding sequence ATGGCCACCACCCTCGTGCGACCCCGCACCACGATGTCCCGGCTGCCCGCCGCCCACAAGGCTCCCGCGCTCCGGCACCTCGGCCCCAACTGGTACGCGTCCGTCATGGGCACGGCGATCATCGCCAACGCCGGCGCGACCCTCCCGTACCAGCTCCCCGGCCAGCGCGTGGCCTGCCAGCTCGTCTGGGCACTGTCCGCCGTGCTCCTCGCCGTCCTGCTCACCGCCCGTGCCGGCCACTGGCTCCACCACCGCGACCAGGCCCGCGCCCACCTCCTCGACCCCGCCGTCGCCCCCTTCTACGGCTGCCTCTCGATGGCGCTGCTGGCCGTCGGCGGCGGCACCCTCATCGTCGGCAAGGACCTGATCGGATCCGGCGCGGCCGTCGCCGTGGACGCCGTCCTGTTCACCGCCGGCACCGTGATCGGCCTGGCCATGGCCGTGGTCGTGCCCTACCTGATGGTCGTGCGCCACAAGATCGACCCCCGGCAGGCCGGCCCGGTCTGGCTGCTCCCCCTGGTCGCCCCCATGGTCTCCGCCGCCCTCGGCCCGCTGCTGATACCCCACCTGCCCGCCGGCCAGCCCCGCGAGACCCTGCTGCTCGCCTGCTACGCCATGTTCGGCATCAGCCTGCTCGCCACCCTGCTGATGCTCCCCCTGATCTTCGGCCGGCTGCTCGTGAGCGGCCCCCTCCCCCTGGCCCTGACCCCGACCCTGTTCCTGGTCCTCGGTCCCCTCGGCCAGTCCACCACCGCCGTGAACCAGCTCGCCGACGTCACCCACCAGTCGATCGGCGCCCCCTACGCCGGAGCGCTGAGCGCCTTCGCCGTCGTCTACGGGGTTCCCGTGATGGGCTTCGCGCTGCTGTGGCTGGCCCTCGCCACGGCCATGCTGGTCCGGGCGGCCCGCAACGGCATGGGGTTCGCCATGACCTGGTGGGCCCTGACCTTCCCCGTCGGCACCTGCGTCACCGGCGCCGCCGGCCTGGCCCACCACACCGGCCTGACCGCCTTCGCCTGGCTCGCGACCGCCCTGTTCCTCGCCCTGCTGACCGCCTGGCTGCTCGCCGCGACCCACACCCTGCGGGGCCTGTTCTCAGGCCGACTGCTCGCCGGCCCGTACGTTCACGTGGCGACCTCGAGCGCGTAG
- the eat gene encoding ethanolamine permease: MADDIEARLSAVPAPTTSPEGGDGSDDYLKRRTLRRGSAGWLLLTGLGVAYVVSGDFSGWNVGLDKGGFGGLAIATVLMGAMYACLVFSLAELSTILPTAGGGYGFARRALGPWGGFLTGTAILIEYILAPAAIVIFIGDYVESLGLFGLTSSWPVYLGCFVIFIGVHLWGVGEALRFSLVVTAIAVAALLIFAVGAFTEFSADGLNDIPVDTTAFGSNSWLPMGLLGIWAAFPFGMWFFLGVEGVPLAAEEAKDPVRSMPKALAISMGILALLALITFFAATGAQGADAVRSAGNPLVVALEGDDGPTALSRFVNYAGLAGLVASFFSLIYAGSRQLFALSRAGYLPRFLSLTSQRKAPYLGLVIPGAIGFALAAATGDGARMLNIAVFGATISYALMALSHIVLRRREPDLERPYRTPGGILTSSVAFALALSALVATFLVDKDAAFIALAVYAVALAYFAIYSRHHLVASAPEEEFAALAKAEAELSRD, translated from the coding sequence ATGGCCGACGACATCGAGGCACGGCTGAGCGCCGTACCCGCACCCACCACGTCACCCGAGGGCGGAGACGGCTCCGACGACTACCTGAAGCGCCGCACGCTGCGCCGCGGCAGCGCCGGCTGGCTGCTCCTCACCGGCCTCGGCGTCGCGTACGTCGTCTCCGGCGACTTCTCCGGCTGGAACGTCGGCCTCGACAAGGGCGGCTTCGGCGGTCTCGCCATCGCCACCGTCCTCATGGGCGCGATGTACGCCTGCCTGGTCTTCTCCCTCGCGGAGCTGTCCACCATCCTGCCGACGGCGGGCGGCGGCTACGGGTTCGCCCGCCGCGCACTGGGCCCCTGGGGCGGCTTCCTCACCGGCACCGCCATCCTCATCGAGTACATCCTGGCCCCGGCCGCGATCGTCATCTTCATCGGCGACTACGTCGAATCCCTCGGCCTCTTCGGCCTCACCTCCAGCTGGCCGGTCTACCTCGGCTGCTTCGTGATCTTCATCGGCGTCCACCTCTGGGGCGTAGGCGAGGCACTCCGCTTCAGCCTCGTCGTGACCGCCATCGCCGTCGCCGCACTGCTGATCTTCGCGGTGGGGGCCTTCACGGAGTTCAGCGCGGACGGCCTGAACGACATCCCCGTCGACACGACCGCCTTCGGCTCGAACTCCTGGCTGCCGATGGGCCTGCTGGGCATCTGGGCCGCGTTCCCCTTCGGCATGTGGTTCTTCCTCGGTGTGGAAGGCGTACCGCTGGCGGCCGAGGAGGCGAAGGACCCGGTCCGCTCCATGCCGAAGGCGCTCGCCATCTCCATGGGCATCCTCGCCCTGCTGGCCCTGATCACCTTCTTCGCCGCCACCGGCGCCCAGGGCGCCGACGCCGTCAGGTCGGCCGGCAACCCGCTCGTCGTGGCCCTGGAAGGGGACGACGGCCCGACCGCGCTGAGCCGCTTCGTGAACTACGCGGGCCTGGCCGGCCTGGTGGCCTCCTTCTTCTCGCTCATCTACGCCGGCTCGCGCCAGCTGTTCGCCCTCTCCCGGGCCGGATACCTGCCCCGCTTCCTCTCGCTCACCTCGCAGCGCAAGGCCCCGTACCTGGGCCTCGTCATCCCCGGCGCGATCGGTTTCGCCCTCGCGGCGGCCACCGGCGACGGCGCCCGCATGCTCAACATCGCGGTGTTCGGCGCGACCATCTCCTACGCCCTGATGGCCCTCTCGCACATCGTGCTGCGCCGCCGGGAGCCGGACCTGGAGCGCCCGTACCGCACCCCGGGCGGGATCCTGACCTCCTCGGTCGCCTTCGCACTCGCCCTGTCGGCCCTGGTCGCCACCTTCCTGGTGGACAAGGACGCGGCGTTCATCGCACTGGCCGTGTACGCCGTCGCCCTGGCCTACTTCGCGATCTACAGTCGGCACCACCTCGTGGCCTCTGCCCCCGAGGAGGAGTTCGCTGCGCTCGCGAAAGCCGAGGCGGAACTGTCCCGCGACTGA
- a CDS encoding siderophore-interacting protein, producing MAEGRARTVGTAVVVRTERLSPHMVRLVLGGEGLAEFCAGEFTDHYIKILFPPEDVTYPAPWDLERIRADFPRAQWPRQRAYTVRSWDPAHRELTLDFVVHGDEGVAGPWAARVQPGELVRFLGPGGAYAPDPTAGWHLLVGDESALPAIAAAMERMPVGAEVHALVEVEGPQDELKVSTPDGVVPVWLHRAGRPTGQALVEAVTALTFPSTDVHAFVHGEAGFVKDLRRHLRLERGIPRERLSISGYWRLGETDEGWRAIKRDWNATVEAEQDHAAAA from the coding sequence GTGGCAGAAGGACGCGCCCGCACCGTCGGCACCGCCGTCGTCGTACGCACCGAGCGGCTCTCGCCGCACATGGTGCGGCTCGTGCTGGGCGGTGAAGGCCTGGCGGAGTTCTGCGCGGGCGAGTTCACCGACCACTACATCAAGATCCTCTTCCCCCCGGAAGACGTCACCTATCCCGCGCCCTGGGACCTGGAGCGGATCCGCGCCGACTTCCCGCGGGCGCAGTGGCCGCGCCAGCGCGCGTACACGGTACGGAGCTGGGACCCTGCGCACCGGGAGCTGACCCTCGACTTCGTCGTCCACGGCGACGAGGGCGTGGCCGGCCCCTGGGCCGCGCGGGTCCAGCCGGGCGAGCTCGTCCGCTTCCTCGGCCCCGGCGGCGCCTACGCCCCCGACCCGACGGCCGGCTGGCACCTCCTGGTGGGCGACGAGAGCGCGCTGCCGGCGATCGCCGCGGCGATGGAGCGGATGCCGGTGGGCGCCGAGGTCCACGCCCTCGTGGAGGTCGAGGGCCCGCAGGACGAGCTGAAGGTCTCCACCCCGGACGGCGTCGTCCCGGTCTGGCTCCACCGCGCGGGCCGCCCGACGGGCCAAGCCCTGGTGGAGGCGGTCACCGCCCTGACGTTCCCCTCCACGGACGTCCACGCCTTCGTCCACGGCGAGGCCGGCTTCGTCAAGGACCTGCGCCGCCACCTCCGCCTGGAGCGCGGCATCCCCCGCGAACGCCTGTCGATCTCGGGCTACTGGCGCCTGGGCGAGACGGACGAGGGCTGGCGCGCGATCAAGCGCGACTGGAACGCCACGGTCGAAGCCGAACAGGACCACGCAGCGGCCGCATAG